Part of the Bactrocera dorsalis isolate Fly_Bdor unplaced genomic scaffold, ASM2337382v1 BdCtg284, whole genome shotgun sequence genome is shown below.
CATATAATTGTATGACACCGGCAGCGGAACCAGAGGAGTTGCGACAATGTCCCTTACCAGCATTAAGTTGGGCAAATGCATATGATGTTTGGCAATTGATGTGCAAAAAGGACCAACAAGCAGCCTGCTTACGCTCAGGTTCAATGTTGGAACGACATCCCAGCTTACAGCCGCGTATGCGTGCTATCCTGCTTGATTGGTTGATTGAGGTTTGCGAGGTATACAAATTACATCGCGAAACCTACTACTTGGCAGTGGACTACTTGGACCGCTATCTAAGTACGCAAAAGAATGTACAGAAGACTCATCTGCAGCTGATTGGCATAACTTGTCTTTTTGTGGCTGCGAAAGTTGAAGAAATATACCCGCCCAAAATTGGTGAATTCGCCTATGTGACGGATGGCGCATGCCAGGAATCAGATATATTGCAACATGAAGTGCTGCTACTGCAAACGCTCGAATGGAGTATAAATCCAGTTACACCAATGGGATGGTTAGGTGTTTACATGCAATTAAATGTGAACAACCGTACTCCGGCGTCGTTTAAGCGTAACACATACAAAGCCAAATCAACGGTGACAACGGACGAGGCATATAAGAACGATGCCTTTATTTACCCGCAATTTTCAGGAATGGAATTTGTACAAACTGCTCAATTATTGGACCTATGCTCACTGGATTTGGGTATTGCCGACTATGGTTATTCCATTATTGCTGCAGCGGCCATGAGTCACACTTTTAATAGGTATATTTACATTATGACTTTATTTAGAACAAACTATTATACGTATTGAATATTATTCTCATTATAGAGAGATAGCGTTGCGTTGTTCGGGATTCGATTGGCAAACGATTGAGCCATGTGCGCGCTGGATGCGACCTTTTTTCGAAGTTGTACGCGAAGAGTCTACTTACCTGCCCATGTCGGAACAAAATGAACAATTCACAAAT
Proteins encoded:
- the LOC105229096 gene encoding G1/S-specific cyclin-E isoform X5 is translated as MKWERKRKLVDMDPDLGCDLPTAKRKQTLPSPYTSDVSSVASSVYPSPIDVFSHEIDTRSSCDYLSAGTDFEATADCIPDSPSSLRPDDEAIDVEDDEIVSATTSPSSECSTSCFKGAHHLYKMHAVTQLGERTPGQITENTDKIVETKLVKAYDDDYTGTPYNCMTPAAEPEELRQCPLPALSWANAYDVWQLMCKKDQQAACLRSGSMLERHPSLQPRMRAILLDWLIEVCEVYKLHRETYYLAVDYLDRYLSTQKNVQKTHLQLIGITCLFVAAKVEEIYPPKIGEFAYVTDGACQESDILQHEVLLLQTLEWSINPVTPMGWLGVYMQLNVNNRTPASFKRNTYKAKSTVTTDEAYKNDAFIYPQFSGMEFVQTAQLLDLCSLDLGIADYGYSIIAAAAMSHTFNREIALRCSGFDWQTIEPCARWMRPFFEVVREESTYLPMSEQNEQFTNRFGLGHICPNIITDDSHIIQTHTISMGMFDRTAQLQELALATKNRTEASPATGLLCPDGLLTPPASSRKPVDVTDVDEDPDPTSIQPISTTVKTCKNSITKSTNSAIEVAVSADKNVLT